In Pseudomonadaceae bacterium SI-3, the sequence ACACTGATCACGCCGAAAAACATCAGGAAGGTGCTGAACGTGCCTCCGCCTGCGGGCAGGTCGAGGGGCAGAAACAGCAACAACAGAACGCCCGGCAGCACAGAGGTCAGCCCGTGAATCAGGCGAATGCTGGCAAGAAAGTAATCAACGAAACTGGGGTGGGCGTACTCAAGGGTTCCAACGGACTGTAAGCGCATACAAGGCTCCTTCCTATGGCTATTGCTAGCTCAATACTCGTTTTGATCGCCGCGATCCGCGGTTCTGATGGCAGGCCGCTATTGCAACCCTCACCTGGACAAGTGCTCCGACCGCCCTTCAAGAAATGAGTTCACCGGAATCGTGCAAAGAGCCAATTGCCCCAAAAGAATTAAATGCGCCACGCAACTCGTTGATATGTAAGTGATAAAGCGATCAAAAAGGTCGGCTTGCAGGCTTTTTCCGCTTCTTTCGCTGACCGGTGGTCAGTGTTTTACGTGGTCGGCTTAAGCCTGTGGCGCGGGCCTTTCCACAACTTTATGCGCCTGCAGCGTGTCTATCTGCGCATACTGAAACGGATGACTGGAACGACCTGCATGAATGAACCCAAGGCATTGCTCGTCCTTCATGGGAAGCAAGGGCTCAACGAAGAACTTAGGGCGGCCGTAACCGAATGGCGTCAGCTGGGTAACGAGCTCGCCGTCCGGGTGACGTGGGAGCCGGGGGACACCGAGCGCCTGGTCAAGGAAGCGCTGGCGGCGGGTTATCGGACCCTGGTGTCGGGCGGCGGTGACGGGACCTTACGGGAGATGGCACAGGCTCTGATCGACAGCGGTACTGACGCGAGTTTGGCGGTGTTGCCGCTGGGCACCGCTAATGACTTCGCCCATGCGGCAGAGATACCGCTGGAACCGTTTGACGCGCTCACCCTGCTAAATCGCGAACCTGTTTGGGTCGACGTCGGTGAAATGAACGGCGAGCTTTTCATGAACATGGCGACGGGTGGTTTCGGCTCCAAAGTGACCGCCACCACTTCGTCAGAGCTTAAACGGGTTCTGGGCGGGAGTGCCTATCTGTTGACCGGCCTGTCGCGCTTCAGTGAGTTGCGGGCTACTTGGGGGCGCTTCGTGGCGCCCGGTTTTACTTGGGAGGGGGAATTTCTAGCGCTGGGCATTGGCAACGGTCGCCAGTCGGGTGGTGGGCAGCAGCTTTGCCCTCAGGCCTCGATCGTCGACGGGTTGCTCGATATTTGTATCGTCCCTGCGCCGGCCGATGCGGTCGGGACGCTCGGTACCTTGCTAAGTGGCGGATTGCTGGGCATCGATACGGTCTCGGTAAATGCCCGTGCGCCATGGTTCGAGGTGGAGGCGCCCGAAGAAATCAGTATTAATCTTGACGGCGAACCGGTCGCTGCAAAGCAGATGCGTTTCTCCGTGAAACGCCGAGCTCTGCGGTTGCACCTGCCTGCGGACAGCCCGCTGCTGCGTGACGAGCCACTGATCGAGCACGATGATCCGTCCGCCTGATCATTTGCGGTTCAGATACGAGCGCAACGAGCGGGCAGGGCTGACAAAATCTATCGCCAGCGGATAAAGCATGGGCACTTGCGGCCGATAGCTCCTAAGTCCCTTATTAGCCAAAGGAGCCCGCAATGGCCGGCATTCTGGAGTCAGTCGATCAACGCACCCGTTTGGTGGGGCAGAATCGCCTGGAAATTCTCATGTTCCGTCTGTCCGGACGGCAGCAGTTCGCGATCAACGTGTTCAAGGTGCAGGAAGTCGTGCAGCTGCCGAAGATGACGCTGATGCCGCACCGGCACGGCTCGGTATGCGGCGTGGTCAACCTGCGCGGGCAGACGCTGCCGGTCATCGACCTGTCGCGTGCCATTGGCTTGCGACCTTTGGTTCCGGATGAGCGCAGCACCATCATCGTGACTGAATACAATCGTTCGATTCAGGCGTTTCTGGTCGGCGGCGTAGACCGCATCCTCAACCTGAACTGGGAGGAAGTGTTGCCGCCGCCGACCACCGCGGGACGGCAGCACTACCTCACAGCGATCACCAAGGTCGAGGACAGGCTGGTCGAAGTCATTGACGTGGAAAAGGTCTTGGCTGAGATCGTGCCCTACAACACGAGCATCGCGCCGGAGCGCTTGACTGATCCGGTGCTCGAGCGCGCCAGAGGGCGCGAAGTGCTTTGCGTCGACGACTCGACCGTTGCCCTGGCGCAGCTGCGAGAAACCTTGAGCCAGCTGGGTATCACCGTGCACTCCGCCAGCGATGGCATGAAGGGCTTGAACAAACTGAAGGCCTGGGCAGATAGTGGGGAGGCGCTCACTGATCGTCTGCTCATGGTGTTCACCGATGCCGAAATGCCGGAGATGGACGGCTACCGGCTCACGACGGAGATCCGCAACGATCCGCGCCTGCGTGATCTCTACGTGGTGTTGCATACCTCCCTCTCCGGGAGCTTCAACCTGGCAATGGTGCAGAAAGTTGGCTGTGACAACTTCCTTTCCAAGTTTCAGCCGGAGAAACTGGTGGACGTCGTCCGCGAGCGTTTGTTGCTGGACGAAACACGCTGACCTGACCAATCGCTCGAGGGCCCCGCATGCACCTTTCCTCGTTGTACCGTTTTCCACTCAAGTCCGGTTCGGCTGAGTTACTGGAACAGGAACGATGCGACGAGTTGGGTGTGTATGGTGACCGGCGCTGGATGGTGGTCGACGCCGCAAGCGGAAAATTCCTGACCCAGCGAATGCTGCCCGGCATGGCGTTGCTGAACGCTCGTTGGCAAGGTGACGCCGAGCTACTGTTGACGGCGCCGGGGATGGATGCGTTGGCTGTTGCGGTTCCGGAGGAGGGTGGCGTTGAGCGTGGCGTGCTGATCTGGCGGGAAAGTCTACAGGCGCCCGATGCTGGCGACGCTGCGGCTGAGTGGCTGACACGCCTGCTTGGTCGTCCTTGTCGACTGGTGCATCTGCCCACATCGCGGGGCATCCAGGTCGATCAGGATTATGCCCGGCCAGGCGAATGCACGGCATTCAGCGATGGATTTCCGTTTCTGTTGATCGGCCAGCGATCACTCGATGATCTTTCGGCCCGGGTTGGGCAAATACTCGATGTGCGCCGGTTTCGGCCCAATCTAGTGATCGCCGGGGCGGCGCCCTACGCCGAGGATGGCTGGCGGCGCATTCGCATCGGTGATCTGGCGTTCCGCGTGGTCAAGCCCTGCTCACGTTGCATCATCCCGACTATCGATCCGCTGAGCGGTGAACGGAGCCCCGTCCGCGAGCCACTGGCTACGCTGATGAACTACCGGAAGGGCGATGGCGGCGTATTCTTTGGTCAGAATCTCATCGCCGAAGGCACTGGCCAGTTGCAGATTGGCATGCCTGTTGAAGTGCTCGAGTAACCTCGGCTGGGGCAAGCCACCGCACCTGGAACGGCGCCACAACTAAGCCTTTCTGCGCCTGCTGCGGCGCCAAACATACGCCGCAGCTCATCCAATCCTTACTCCTTATCGCTGATTATCGAAGTAGCGCTCGTGCCATTCCACCAGTGGTTGTGGCGAGTTGAGCTTTTGCCCGTAGATGACCGAATAGGTCAGTACGTTCTGCACGTACTGGCGGGTTTCATCGAACGGGATATTCTCGACCCACACGTCAAAGGGAAGGTGGTCTGCATTCTTCAGCCATTGGCGAACCCGCCCGGGTCCGGCGTTGTAAGCCGCCGAAGCTAGCACTCGGTTACCGTTGAACTGACCGTAAATCTGGCTGAGATAGGCGGCGCCTAGCTGAATGTTGATGTTGGGGTTGAGCACTTGTTGGGGCGACGACAACGGAATGCCAAAGCGCTTGGCCGTTTCTTTCGCTGTAGCCGGCATCAACTGCATCAGGCCTGTGGCGCCCACATGGGAGCGGGCGTCGGCCATGAATGCGCTTTCCTGGCGAGTGATCGCAAACACCCAGCTCGGGTGGATTTCACGCGCTTTCGCGGCGTTCACCAGGCTGCTGCGATGGGCCATGGGGAAGCGGATGTCCAGATCGTCCCAATACTTCGCCTGGCTAATGGTGCGAATTGCAGGGAAGTACCATTCCATCTCATAGGCCAGTCGCGCCTGGGCAACCAGCTCGTCTCGGCTAAACAGCCTGCTGACGTGATACCACTCGCGGCGCCCATCAACGATTTGCCCGCGAGCATGGAATTCCATGGCGCGGCGAATCCCAGCGGTATTGCGGACCTTCTGGACCAGCTTTGGGTCAAGCGCGAGGGGCTGATGGTTGAGCTTGTAGGGCGCCTGGATGCGGTCAGCCGAAAGGAAACCGTAAAAGTCGCGCTCGCCAGCGACCGGTTGGTAGAGCTGGACGGCTCGCTCATCTTTGGGCTTCGCCAGTTCCAGGCTGCGCGCTTTCCAGTACCGCCAGCGATTGCTGTTGGCGAGCTCTTCGGGGAATCGCTGAGTCAGCGCATAGACGTCATCCCAGCGGCCCAGGCGGAGCAACAGACGAGCCCGCCATTCACTGACCGTGTCATCACGCAGCTCTGGGTCGTATTCAGCCATGACTTTGAGTGCGCGGGGGTCGAAACGCTTGGCCAGGGTGAGGCCGATCTGACGTGCGATGGATACCTTTTCTTCCGCCGAAAAGGACATCCGCCTGGCGTAGCTGTCGAGCAGTCCAAGGGCTTGCTCCGGGTTTGCCCGGGCCAACCGGCGTAAGCCGATCGAGACGACATCACCCATGGTCTCGGTGGCTGGCGAGAAGCGTTCAGGCTGGCTGAGCAACTGTGGCTTCTGGGCGACATCGAGCAGAAGCTCGCCCTGTGCTTTCAGCGTCGGCAGGCTTTTGACCAAGAACTTGGCCAGGCCATAGTTGCCGTTCTCGACTGCCAGCTTGGCCCGTTTCCAGCGCAGAGCCTCGGTAAGCTGCCCCTCGTCTTCCCACCGTTCGAACAGGGCATCGCAAGCGTTGTGCTGGGACTTGCCCACCAGCCAGAGCTTTTCGGCGGTGGCATAGCCCTGTTCCTTCTGAGCGCTGATGAGCTGGTATTGACCATACAGGCAGTCAAGTTCGGTGAAGTTCATCTTTGGGTCGTAGTGAGCGACGAAGGGGCGCCAGTCGCCGCGCGCCGCCAGCAGCCGAAGCCAGCGCAGCTTCATCCAGCTCGCCTGTGGCAAATCACCATGCTCGGCGAGAAATTTCTCCACTTCGTCATTGCTGGCAGTTTTCAAGCGTGCGGTCAGATCGTCGTATGCCAGATAGGGCTCGAGCGGATAGTCACGCAGGGCGCTGGCATGGCGCCGGTATGGTCCGCTATCGCCCTTGGCCAAGGCCCGCTTGGCTTCGTCGTACAACTGACGCTGCTGCTGCAAACTCGCAGCTTGGGTGGTTTCAAGGGTGATGACGGAGAGAAACAGAGACAAACAGATACTGGAGAGTCGACCGCGCATGAGACTTCCGAAAACGGGGGGAGGTACGGGAATTTCTGCGGCTAGCTTAGCTTGGCCGCTCAAGCAGTTAAACGAGGATTAAGCGCTTGAAAGGTCCAAAGCGAAACTTCCGACGAGCGTCATGTCCGTGCCGGGTCAGGGCTGTCCTGGTCCGCTCAGGCAGAAGCTGACGCGCCGGCGGAAATTTATCGTCAAACAGGCCGCCAGGCGTCCGCTGCAGCCCGGCGGGGCGATGCCTTCTGTTAGAATGCGCGCCCTGTTTTCCGGAGATAGTCATGACCCTGCTCAAGTTGACCGATGTGTCCCTCGCCTATGGCAACAATCCATTGCTCGATGGAGTGTCCTGGCAGATTGCGCGGGGTGAGCGGGTTTGTATTATCGGGCGCAACGGCACCGGCAAATCCAGCATGCTCAGCCTGGTCAAGGGCAGCCAGCTACCAGATGACGGCGAAATCTGGCGAGCGCCAGGGTTGAAGATTGGCGAGTTGCCGCAGGAATTGCCGATTGCCGATGAGCGTACGGTCTTCGATGTGGTCGCCGAGGGGCTGGCCGGGGTGGGGCAGTTGCTTGCCGAATATCATCATCTGAGCCAAAACATCCAGAACGAAGCCGATCTCGACAAGCTCATGCATGTCCAGCAGGCGCTCGAAGCCAAGGATGGATGGCGCCTGCAGCAATTGGTGGACAGCACCTTGAGCCGCTTGCAGTTGCCGGCCGATAAAACCCTCGCCGAGTTGTCCGGTGGCTGGCGACGGCGCGTGCTGCTGGCCCAGGCGCTGGTGTCAGAGCCCGATCTGCTGTTGCTCGACGAGCCGACCAACCACTTGGACATCGGCGCTATCGCCTGGCTGGAAGAAGCGCTCACCGGGTTCAACGGTGCGGTGCTGTTCATCACTCACGACCGCGCGTTCCTGCAAAACCTGGCAACCCGCATTCTTGAGCTCGATCGCGGCCACATGATCGACTGGAACGGCGACTACGCGAGCTTTCTGGTGCACAAGGAGCAGCAGCTGGCAGCCGAAGAGACGGCCAATGCGCTGTTCGACAAGAAGCTGGCTCAGGAAGAAGTGTGGATTCGCCAGGGCATCAAGGCGCGGCGTACCCGCAATGAAGGGCGCGTACGAGCGCTGAAAGCCCTGCGTGCTGAACGTAGCGAACGACGCGAGCAGCAGGGTAAGGCCAACATTCAGATTGACGCCGCTGAAAAGTCTGGCAAGCAGGTCATCGTCGTCGAACATGCGAGCTTCGGACATCCGGGGGGCGAGTTGTTGATTCGCGACTTCTCGGCGGTGTTGCAGCGTGGCGACCGTATTGGCTTGCTCGGCGCCAACGGTACCGGCAAGACCACGTTGCTCAAGCTTCTACTTGGCGATTTGCAACCAACCAGCGGCACGGTAGAACCCGGCACCAAGCTGGAAGTGGCATATTTCGACCAACTGCGTCACCAGCTGGAACTGGAAAAGACCGTCGTCGACAACGTTGCCGAGGGACGCGATTTCATCACCATCGACGGCCAGAACCGACATGTCCTGAGCTACCTTGGAGACTTCCTGTTCAGTCCCCAGCGCGCCCGTACGCCGGTTAAAGCACTCTCGGGCGGCGAGCGGGCACGGCTCTTGCTCGCCAAGCTATTCAGCAAACCCGCCAACCTGCTGGTCCTCGATGAGCCCACCAACGATCTCGATGTGGAAACCCTCGAGCTGTTGGAGGAAGTCCTGCTGAATTTCCAGGGTACGGTTCTGATGGTGAGCCACGACCGGGCATTCCTCGATAACGTAGTGACCAGCACGCTGGTATTCGAAGGCAATGGCGTGGTTCGTGAATACGTCGGTGGCTATCAGGATTGGCTGCGTCAAGGCGGCTCGGTAAAGTTGCTCGGCGTCGGTGAAGGTAAGGAGAGCAAAGAGGCGAAGGCTGAGGCGGCTCAGGCAAAGCCGGCTGCACAGCAAGCGCCTGCTGAGCCGGCCCCAGCGAAAAAAAAGCTCAGTTACAAGGTTCAGCGCGAGCTGGAAGCACTGCCGGGCAAGATTGACGCAGTGGAAAAGGGCATCGCTGCGCTGCAAGAGGAGATGGCACAGCCGGCGTTCTATCAGCAGAGTGCTGAGCGGACCGGCGAAACCATTGCCAAGCTCGAAGCGATGCAGCTGGAGCTCGATGCGCTGCTCGAGCGTTGGGCCGAGTTGGAGGGCTGAGCCGTCCGCAACGCCAGCCTGCAAGACCCGCACGTTCACCGATAGAGCGTGCGACTTACGAGTCTGCGTTGAGCGGGACTTCGTGAAGATAACGATATCTGCCAGCAGACGGAGCATAGATGGCAATCGAATACCGAATCACCCTCGATGACGAGCATGAGTTCTGCTACCGGATCGAGCCGGACCGTGTCTTTGATCACGAGACTGCGAAGCTGGCGCCGAGATGGACGCGCCTGGATCATCAGCAGTGCAACAATTGCCCGTTGAGTCGTAACGAGTTCAGCCATTGCCCGGCGGCGGTTGACCTGCATCGAGTCATCGAGGATTTCCAAGGTCTGCCCGCCATTCGTAAAGCGCAGGTGCATGTCCGTACCCCTGAGCGGGAGTACAACAAGCTGGTCGGGCTGGAAGAGGGATTGCGCGCGCTTCTGGGTGTGATCATGGCCACCAGTGCATGTCCGATACTTGGCCGGCTCAAGCCGATGGCCCATCAGCATTTGCCGTTCGCGAGCAATCAGGAGTTTGTACTTCGGGCGGTATCGCTGTACCTGGCGAGACAGTACTTCAACCTGCGCGAAGGACGGCACGCCGATTGGGAGTTGCGGGGATTGGTGAGGTCGTTCCAGCAGTTGCAGCTGGTCAATCAAGCGTTCTGGCAGCGCATCCACGATACCTGTCATGAGGACTCGAACCTAAAGGCCTTCCTGACCTTCTTCTCCATGGCATCGAGCCTGACCTACTCGTTGGAGACGCAGCTGCAAAAGATTCGGCCACTTGTGATGAGCGCGGGGGACGGTGTCGAAACGGCCTGAACCAGCTGACTCAGGCCGGGAGACGAATCACTCGGGTTTTTTCAGGCGTACGGCGAGCACATCGCAGGGCGCACCATGCAGGATGTCATTGGACGTGGAGCCGAGCAGCAAAGCGAGGCCGTGGCGGCCATGGCTGCCCACCACTACCAGATCACAGCCTTGCTCCTTGGCGAGTCGGTGAACTTCCTGACGAGGCTGGCCGTAGGCCAGGTGGCGTTGTTCCGCGGTTAGCCCCGGATAACGATCGGCGAACCCGGCCAAGCGCTCACGGGCCTGGTCGAACTGCTGTTGTTGCAGCATTGAAAGATCCATTGGCACGTCCCCACCGAAGGCCATCGCCATGGGTTCGATGACATGGACCAACGCCAGTTTCGCACCGCTGGCGGTCGCCAGCGCCTGAGCGCGCGCGACCACAGGATGGCAATCGTCGTTCAGGTCGGTGGCGACCAGAATATGCTGGTAGATCATGATGAATCTCCTGAAATGTCGGTTGCTACAAGTATGGCTTCTAGGCACGCGATATGGGCTGCAACGCGTTTTTTTTCAGGGTTTATACGGCGTTGGATGCGCAATGGCCAGCTGCATTGCATCAGTTGGCTAGCCGTGCCGTCGCTCACGACTGTTATCATGCCCGGCGTTAATGCCGGGGCTTCCTCCGGCCTGTACAGAGATCGCCATGTTCCTACCCGCCAATGAATATTTGCTTGCCTGGTCTGCCTACGGTATCGCTGCGCTGGGCTGCTTGCTGGTCTGGTTGCGCATCACCCGTCCCCTGTGGCGCTGGCTGCGCGAACCGTTGCGGCTGATCATGGCCGTATTGCTGCTGACGCCGACCATCGTCGATCCCGCCAAGGATCTATTCGCCCCGGCGGTCGCCATCACAGCTCTGGATCTGCTGTTCAAGGTCGGCAGTAATGCCTGGCGTGCCGTGGCTGACCTCGCGCTCTACGGCTTGATTGCATTCGCGACCTATGGGGTTTTTGTGCTTATACGGTGGCTGATCGAGCGGCGGGCGAAACAGCACCCGAGCGAATCGCGCCATGAGGACCCTCGTACCCTGCGCGAACGACTCGAGGATGACGACGAAGAGGACTACCGTCCGATGAACCGCTACGAGGCGCGGACCGAACCCAGACTCTGACACTGAACCTTTCTCGCCCAAGGCGCAGCAGAAACCTATCGGGAGATAGCGCATGTGTGAACTGCTCGGCATGAGCGCCAATGTACCCACCGACATCCATTTCAGCTTCACTGGGCTGATGCAACGCGGCGGCCGCACTGGACCACACAAGGACGGCTGGGGTATTGCGTTCTACGAAGGTCGCGGTCTGCGACTGTTCCAAGATCCGGTGGCCAGCTGCGAGTCGGAAGTGGCGAAGATGGTTCAGCATTACCTGATTAAGAGTCATGTGGTGATCGGCCATATCCGTCACGCCAACGTCGGCAAAGTCGCGCTGGTCAATACGCATCCTTTCGTCCGGGAGCTGTGGGGGCAGCATTGGTGTTTTGCCCACAATGGCCAACTAGCGGATTTCAGCCCGGCGCGCGGCTTCTATCAGCCGGTAGGGGATACGGACAGCGAAGCGGCATTCTGCGATCTGCTCAATCTCATACGCGGCGACTTTCCCGAGCGGGTCGCTGCGGAGGATCTGGTCCCGCATCTGCTCGATGCCTGTGCCAGTTACCGTACCAAAGGCGTATTCAACTGCTTGCTCAGCAACGGTGAATGGCTGTTCAGTTTCTGCTCAACCAAGCTGGCGCAGATCACCCGTCGCGCCCCTTTCGGCCCGGCGCAACTGAAAGATGCCGAACTGACGGTGGACTTCAACGCGGAGACGACGCCAAACGACGTCGTAACGGTACTGGCAACCGAGCCATTAACCGACAACGAGCAGTGGGATATTCATCAATCGGGCGAATGGACGCTGTGGCGTCTGGGCGAGTGTGTTGCGCGCGGGCAGGTGCAATGATGTTGAGAAGCTATCTGCGGCTGACCTTGTTTGCCCTTGGGTTGCTCATCGGTATTCAGGTGCCGGGCTTCATCGATGCGTACAGTGATCACGTCGAGGCGCGTCGGCTAGAGGCGCAGCTGGGTCTGGCTGGGTTCCAGGAAACAGCCGGGCGATTTTTCAAAGGTGATCTGAACGCCTTGGTCGAGCATTACCGAGCCAGCGAAGATGCGGTGTTTCAGAGCGATGCGCGCAGCGTTTTGGCATTGGTCGAGCGCGCACGTTTGCTTGATCGTGAATGGCGGATCATGGAAGGGCCCTGGTACGCACAGGCCTGGCACGTGTTGGTCGGGGCAAACAGTGAGATAAGACGCCAGGTATGGAATAGCTACCGCTTTCAGGTACTGTTGGCGCCCGAGGCCATCGCCTGGGGCCTAAGCTGCGCGCTGTTGCTTGCCTGGATCATTGAAAGCCTCTTCGTCTTGCTTCGCCAGGCTCTGTTTCCACAGCGTTATCGACGCCGCCGTCGTACGGCTAGCCCGCTTCAGTCGAAGCGATAGTCCGGACGCCTTGGAGATGTGCTACTCGCGCGGTGACCCGGTAAGCCCATTCCCCCGAACCTAACTGAAGGATAGGCAAGAAGAAGGTCGACGGGATTAGCCATCTGAGCGACGAGGCCCCAATGATCAGTAAGGCAGCTTGAATAGGCTCTCCATCGGCTAATCCTGAGACCTGCTGAAGAATGCCTAAGACAGCCGTCCAGATCACCAGCATCTGGACCAGTATCCAACTACCGAAGGCAGCATTTGCCAGCCTCAACGCGGGTCGGTGAGTCGGCCTGGCCGTTGCGGTTAGCCACCAAATCAGTAGCAGAGCCGAAGCGGCTAGATTCACGATGATGATGGTCTGCTTATAGCCCAACGCAAAGCGGGCTATCGCTGGCGCATTGGCACCGATGCTATGTATGGCACGCTCACCTGATAAGCCAAAGGCTGCTTGTAGCGCACCGGCCATGGAGATGGCCGTCACGGCTGTGGCGGCCCAAAGGGCCAACTGTGTTTTCATCGGTGCGTCCCTGCAGCTGAAGGTCGATAGCGACCTATTTCGACAAAAACTTCATGCCTTCTTCCAGTCCGCTCAAGGTTAGTGGATACATGCGGTCCTCCAGCAAGTC encodes:
- the yegS gene encoding lipid kinase YegS, whose protein sequence is MNEPKALLVLHGKQGLNEELRAAVTEWRQLGNELAVRVTWEPGDTERLVKEALAAGYRTLVSGGGDGTLREMAQALIDSGTDASLAVLPLGTANDFAHAAEIPLEPFDALTLLNREPVWVDVGEMNGELFMNMATGGFGSKVTATTSSELKRVLGGSAYLLTGLSRFSELRATWGRFVAPGFTWEGEFLALGIGNGRQSGGGQQLCPQASIVDGLLDICIVPAPADAVGTLGTLLSGGLLGIDTVSVNARAPWFEVEAPEEISINLDGEPVAAKQMRFSVKRRALRLHLPADSPLLRDEPLIEHDDPSA
- a CDS encoding chemotaxis protein CheV — translated: MAGILESVDQRTRLVGQNRLEILMFRLSGRQQFAINVFKVQEVVQLPKMTLMPHRHGSVCGVVNLRGQTLPVIDLSRAIGLRPLVPDERSTIIVTEYNRSIQAFLVGGVDRILNLNWEEVLPPPTTAGRQHYLTAITKVEDRLVEVIDVEKVLAEIVPYNTSIAPERLTDPVLERARGREVLCVDDSTVALAQLRETLSQLGITVHSASDGMKGLNKLKAWADSGEALTDRLLMVFTDAEMPEMDGYRLTTEIRNDPRLRDLYVVLHTSLSGSFNLAMVQKVGCDNFLSKFQPEKLVDVVRERLLLDETR
- a CDS encoding MOSC domain-containing protein is translated as MHLSSLYRFPLKSGSAELLEQERCDELGVYGDRRWMVVDAASGKFLTQRMLPGMALLNARWQGDAELLLTAPGMDALAVAVPEEGGVERGVLIWRESLQAPDAGDAAAEWLTRLLGRPCRLVHLPTSRGIQVDQDYARPGECTAFSDGFPFLLIGQRSLDDLSARVGQILDVRRFRPNLVIAGAAPYAEDGWRRIRIGDLAFRVVKPCSRCIIPTIDPLSGERSPVREPLATLMNYRKGDGGVFFGQNLIAEGTGQLQIGMPVEVLE
- a CDS encoding lytic murein transglycosylase, which codes for MRGRLSSICLSLFLSVITLETTQAASLQQQRQLYDEAKRALAKGDSGPYRRHASALRDYPLEPYLAYDDLTARLKTASNDEVEKFLAEHGDLPQASWMKLRWLRLLAARGDWRPFVAHYDPKMNFTELDCLYGQYQLISAQKEQGYATAEKLWLVGKSQHNACDALFERWEDEGQLTEALRWKRAKLAVENGNYGLAKFLVKSLPTLKAQGELLLDVAQKPQLLSQPERFSPATETMGDVVSIGLRRLARANPEQALGLLDSYARRMSFSAEEKVSIARQIGLTLAKRFDPRALKVMAEYDPELRDDTVSEWRARLLLRLGRWDDVYALTQRFPEELANSNRWRYWKARSLELAKPKDERAVQLYQPVAGERDFYGFLSADRIQAPYKLNHQPLALDPKLVQKVRNTAGIRRAMEFHARGQIVDGRREWYHVSRLFSRDELVAQARLAYEMEWYFPAIRTISQAKYWDDLDIRFPMAHRSSLVNAAKAREIHPSWVFAITRQESAFMADARSHVGATGLMQLMPATAKETAKRFGIPLSSPQQVLNPNINIQLGAAYLSQIYGQFNGNRVLASAAYNAGPGRVRQWLKNADHLPFDVWVENIPFDETRQYVQNVLTYSVIYGQKLNSPQPLVEWHERYFDNQR
- a CDS encoding ABC transporter ATP-binding protein (Uup; in Escherichia coli this cytoplasmic protein was shown to contain ATPase activity; mutations in this gene affect RecA-independent excision of transposons and affects Mu bacteriophage growth) translates to MTLLKLTDVSLAYGNNPLLDGVSWQIARGERVCIIGRNGTGKSSMLSLVKGSQLPDDGEIWRAPGLKIGELPQELPIADERTVFDVVAEGLAGVGQLLAEYHHLSQNIQNEADLDKLMHVQQALEAKDGWRLQQLVDSTLSRLQLPADKTLAELSGGWRRRVLLAQALVSEPDLLLLDEPTNHLDIGAIAWLEEALTGFNGAVLFITHDRAFLQNLATRILELDRGHMIDWNGDYASFLVHKEQQLAAEETANALFDKKLAQEEVWIRQGIKARRTRNEGRVRALKALRAERSERREQQGKANIQIDAAEKSGKQVIVVEHASFGHPGGELLIRDFSAVLQRGDRIGLLGANGTGKTTLLKLLLGDLQPTSGTVEPGTKLEVAYFDQLRHQLELEKTVVDNVAEGRDFITIDGQNRHVLSYLGDFLFSPQRARTPVKALSGGERARLLLAKLFSKPANLLVLDEPTNDLDVETLELLEEVLLNFQGTVLMVSHDRAFLDNVVTSTLVFEGNGVVREYVGGYQDWLRQGGSVKLLGVGEGKESKEAKAEAAQAKPAAQQAPAEPAPAKKKLSYKVQRELEALPGKIDAVEKGIAALQEEMAQPAFYQQSAERTGETIAKLEAMQLELDALLERWAELEG
- a CDS encoding universal stress protein UspA; protein product: MIYQHILVATDLNDDCHPVVARAQALATASGAKLALVHVIEPMAMAFGGDVPMDLSMLQQQQFDQARERLAGFADRYPGLTAEQRHLAYGQPRQEVHRLAKEQGCDLVVVGSHGRHGLALLLGSTSNDILHGAPCDVLAVRLKKPE
- a CDS encoding MFS transporter, which translates into the protein MFLPANEYLLAWSAYGIAALGCLLVWLRITRPLWRWLREPLRLIMAVLLLTPTIVDPAKDLFAPAVAITALDLLFKVGSNAWRAVADLALYGLIAFATYGVFVLIRWLIERRAKQHPSESRHEDPRTLRERLEDDDEEDYRPMNRYEARTEPRL
- a CDS encoding class II glutamine amidotransferase, with translation MCELLGMSANVPTDIHFSFTGLMQRGGRTGPHKDGWGIAFYEGRGLRLFQDPVASCESEVAKMVQHYLIKSHVVIGHIRHANVGKVALVNTHPFVRELWGQHWCFAHNGQLADFSPARGFYQPVGDTDSEAAFCDLLNLIRGDFPERVAAEDLVPHLLDACASYRTKGVFNCLLSNGEWLFSFCSTKLAQITRRAPFGPAQLKDAELTVDFNAETTPNDVVTVLATEPLTDNEQWDIHQSGEWTLWRLGECVARGQVQ
- a CDS encoding DUF2937 domain-containing protein; this translates as MLRSYLRLTLFALGLLIGIQVPGFIDAYSDHVEARRLEAQLGLAGFQETAGRFFKGDLNALVEHYRASEDAVFQSDARSVLALVERARLLDREWRIMEGPWYAQAWHVLVGANSEIRRQVWNSYRFQVLLAPEAIAWGLSCALLLAWIIESLFVLLRQALFPQRYRRRRRTASPLQSKR